DNA from Pajaroellobacter abortibovis:
TCCTCTTGCAGCTGTATGCAGCTAGCTACTCGTCGCAGGGCTTCAAGGAGAACCCCTTTCCCTTTTTTTCTGCGTTGCCTTCAACAAACTGGATTCGGCGGTGTTATTCTTTTCCGGCGCAACTTGAGACACTGTAAACAAGAAACAATGGAACTCAAGGTGATTCTCCATGTGACACAGACTCTTCACAACAATAGTCCTTCTGATTTACCTTCCCTTCTTCTAGGAATTGATCAAGAAGGGGGACGAGGGACACGGATTAACTCACTCGCCCTACGGATGCCGAGCGCAGC
Protein-coding regions in this window:
- a CDS encoding glycoside hydrolase family 3 N-terminal domain-containing protein, with the protein product MQLATRRRASRRTPFPFFLRCLQQTGFGGVILFRRNLRHCKQETMELKVILHVTQTLHNNSPSDLPSLLLGIDQEGGRGTRINSLALRMPSAAQLTSTGSSPHRTTNRNSGD